In the genome of Bradyrhizobium sp. CB3481, the window GGCTTCCAGCTGCGCCTCGTAGCCGTCGCCGAGCCAGAGCTTGGTCTGCAGATCGGCGGCCTCGCGCAGCGTCGGCGTGTCGGCGATTTCCTCGACGATCCACCCCGCTCGCTGCAGCCGCTTGCCGGCATCGGCAACGGCGGCCTTCACTTCAGGTACGGGATCGAGGCCGTCCGGATTGAGGCACATCGCGACACGCTTCGGCATCGCCGGGCCTTCCAAGGGCGCCGGCACCCACCAGGGATCGCGATAGTCCTTCGCCGACATCGCGGCCAGTGCGATCCTGATATCGCCGATGGTGCGCGCTAGTGGGCCGGAGACGGCGCTGATCTGCGGGCCGATCGGCCGCTCTGGGAGCGCCGCGTTGAACGCGGCGATGCGGCCCATGGTCGGCCGCAGGCCGTGCACGCCGCAGGCATAGGCGGGATAGCGGATCGATCCCGCAATGTCGGTGCCGTGCGCGATATGCCCGATGCCAGCCGCGACCGCAGCACCGGCGCCACCGGACGAGCCGCCCGGCGTGAGCGCGGGATCGCGCGGGTTCTTGGTGTCGCCATGGATCAGGTTGGAGGTGAACCAGCGATAGGAGAAGGCCGGGCAATTGGTACGCCCCAGAATGACGGCGCCGGCCTTGCGCAGATTGTCGATCACCGGGCTGTTGCTTTTCGCGATGGCGTCGCGCTGCAGGTTCAAGCCGTTGGTGGTGGCATAGCCCTGCTGGTCGATATTGACCTTCACGGTGACGGGCACGCCGCCCAGCGGGCCCGCATCCTCACCGCGCCCGATCGCGGCATCGATGGCGGCAGCCTGCGCCAAGACGTCTTCGGGCCGGTGCTCGACAACGGCATTGATTTTCGGATTGACCGCGTCGAGCCGCGCCAGCGCGGCCGTCGCCGCCTCCTTCGCCGAGACTTTTTTAGCCTTGATCAGCGAGGCCATTTCCGCCGCCGACAGACGCCATAGATCCTGCATGCAAAACTCCATCCGATTGCCGCCCTTTTAGCGCCGGGCGCAGGGCAATGCCAGCGGGGGATCTTGCACCGAGCGCGAGGCTCCCTCGCCCCGTTCTTCACGGGGAGAGGGCTGGGGTGAGGGGCTCTTTCCGCGGGCACGAAAAGCAGTGATGATGCGGAGGCAGCCTCTCACCCCGACCCTCCGCCCGCCAAGAGCGGGGAGAGGGAGAAGGCGTTAGCCCTTCTAACGCATCCGGGCGATGTAATAAGCGAGATCGCCAATCTGCTCCGCCGCGATCGGCGCCATCACGTCGGCCATGCTGGCATCATAGCCGTGGCGGCTGTTGTCCTTGTACTCGGCGAGGGTCTTGGCGAGGTAATCCTCCCGCTGGTTGGCGATGCGCGGGACGTTTTCCTTCCCCGACAGATCGGGATTGTGGCAGGTGTCGCAGCGGTGCTGCTGCACCAGCGCCTGCCCGCGCTGCATCCGCGCCGGATCGCCATTTTCTGCTGGCGGCGCAGGCTTGGGCATTTTGGCGATGAAGTCGGAGAACGTGCGAAGATCATCGTCGGTCAGCGGCTTTGCCATCTCGTTCATCGGCTCGAAGACGCGCAGCCTATCGCGGAACATGAAGAGCTGGATCAGCGCATACGGCGCCTGCTGGCCGCCGAGCGAGGGCGTGTTCTCGGTCTGCGACTGGCCGTTCTCGCCGTGGCAGGCGAGGCATGGCGCGATGCGTTGTTCGATGGTTTGGGTGTTGGCCTGTGACGCGATCAACGCGAACGCCAGCACCATTATTGTCATACGCATCGGCTTACTCCGGGCACTCGCGTCATTGCGAGGAGCGCAAGCGACGAAGCAATCCATCTATTCCCGCGTTGAGGAATGGATTGCTTCGCTGCGCTCGCAATGACGATTGTTGCTGGACTACGACTTCCCCGCCACCTTCTGCTTGCCGTAGGTGATGCGGTAGACGGCGCCGTTGTAGTCGTCGGAGACCAGCAGCGAGCCGTCCTTCATCTGCAGCACGTCGACTGGGCGGCCGATATACTTGTTGTCCTCCAGGAAGCCGGTGAGGAACGGCTCCAGCGACTTCATGGTGCCGTCCTTGTTCAGCTTGGCGATAACGACGTCGCCGCCGACTTTCTTGGAGCGGTTCCAGGAGCCGTGCCGCGCGATGATGGCGACGTTCTTGTAGGCCTTCGGGAACAGGCTGCCGGTATAGAAGCGCATGCCGAGCGACGCCGAATGCGGTCCGAGCAGCCCAACCGGCGCCGTGAACTCGCTGCAGGTCTTGCCCCAGCCGAATTCGGGATCGACGATATTGCCCTGCAGGCAGTAGGGCGCGCCGAAATGCTCGCCCACCTTGGTGATGCGGTTGAGCTCGTCCTCGGGCACGTCTTCCGACATCCAGTCACGGCCGTTATCGGTGAAGTAGAGCTGCTTGGTCTCCGGATGCCAGTCGAAGCCGACGGTATTGCGAACGCCGCGGGCGATCACTTCCGCGCCGGAGCCGTCGAGATTCATCCGCCGGATCAGGCCGTGCTCGTCGTCATGCAGCACGTTGTTGCCGGGCTGGCCGACCGGAACATAGAGCTTGTTGTCGGGACCGATGCCGATGAACTTCCAGCCATGGGCCTCGTCCTTCGGCAGCTTGTCGAAGATCACGGTCGGCTTCGGCGGGTTGTCCAAGACATCCTCGACCTTCTCGATCTTGGAGACCTTGGAGAGTTCGGCGATGTAGAGCGTGCCATCCTTGAAGGCGATGCCGTTCGGACGGTAGAGGCCGGAGGCCAGCACCTTGACCTCGCGTTTGCCGTCCTTGTTGATGATGGCATAGACCTTGTCGACCAGCCGGCTGCCGACGAACACGGTTCCCTTGTCGCCGAGCGCGAGCGAGCGGGCGTTCGCCATGCCGGCGGCATAGACCTCGATATTGAAGCCGGCCGGCACCTTCAGCTTGGCGGTCGGCAGCTTGTCCGGCGCGGCGGGGATCGGCGGCGGCGCGATCGGCGCGAGCTTGGCCGCGGCCTCATTGCCGGCAGGACGGCCGATCAACGGCGAGCCGGGGGGAAGCGGCGCAGCCGCAGCAGGCGTGGCGGCAGCGGGTGGCGCGGCAGCAGCGGGCGGCGCCGCGGCAGGCTGTTGCGCCGCGGGCGGC includes:
- a CDS encoding amidase family protein, which translates into the protein MQDLWRLSAAEMASLIKAKKVSAKEAATAALARLDAVNPKINAVVEHRPEDVLAQAAAIDAAIGRGEDAGPLGGVPVTVKVNIDQQGYATTNGLNLQRDAIAKSNSPVIDNLRKAGAVILGRTNCPAFSYRWFTSNLIHGDTKNPRDPALTPGGSSGGAGAAVAAGIGHIAHGTDIAGSIRYPAYACGVHGLRPTMGRIAAFNAALPERPIGPQISAVSGPLARTIGDIRIALAAMSAKDYRDPWWVPAPLEGPAMPKRVAMCLNPDGLDPVPEVKAAVADAGKRLQRAGWIVEEIADTPTLREAADLQTKLWLGDGYEAQLEAAEREGDPGALACLRGNRAKVHPFDLSKALTRRATLTREWLSFFENYAVLLMPVSGELPFPDQLDRKDEASFARVWHAQLPQIAIPFMGLPGLTVSTGLVGRVPVGVQLVSGRYREDLCLAAGEAIEAGGTPSAAIDPAG
- a CDS encoding c-type cytochrome — its product is MRMTIMVLAFALIASQANTQTIEQRIAPCLACHGENGQSQTENTPSLGGQQAPYALIQLFMFRDRLRVFEPMNEMAKPLTDDDLRTFSDFIAKMPKPAPPAENGDPARMQRGQALVQQHRCDTCHNPDLSGKENVPRIANQREDYLAKTLAEYKDNSRHGYDASMADVMAPIAAEQIGDLAYYIARMR
- a CDS encoding PQQ-dependent sugar dehydrogenase, translating into MVNYLPVPRSLVLSGAFLTAFTLSAAAQQAADPPAAATPPAAQQPAAAPPAAAAPPAAATPAAAAPLPPGSPLIGRPAGNEAAAKLAPIAPPPIPAAPDKLPTAKLKVPAGFNIEVYAAGMANARSLALGDKGTVFVGSRLVDKVYAIINKDGKREVKVLASGLYRPNGIAFKDGTLYIAELSKVSKIEKVEDVLDNPPKPTVIFDKLPKDEAHGWKFIGIGPDNKLYVPVGQPGNNVLHDDEHGLIRRMNLDGSGAEVIARGVRNTVGFDWHPETKQLYFTDNGRDWMSEDVPEDELNRITKVGEHFGAPYCLQGNIVDPEFGWGKTCSEFTAPVGLLGPHSASLGMRFYTGSLFPKAYKNVAIIARHGSWNRSKKVGGDVVIAKLNKDGTMKSLEPFLTGFLEDNKYIGRPVDVLQMKDGSLLVSDDYNGAVYRITYGKQKVAGKS